TCAATTGTTTTGATTAAGTGAGCGTCAAATAGTGCATATTCTCGTCCGGTTTGTCGAGCACCGCGTTGTGCACGGGTTTGACTCCCGGCTCGGGCAGCTCGGGCTCCATGTCGGGGAGACTACTGTCAGTTTCCTCATCGCTGTTAGAATCTTCTGCATCAGCTGTTTTGGGCTCGTCTTTGTTTTTTCGGCGGTTTCTGAAAAGAGAAAAaagttgtaataaattggtgccCGAATTTTAGAAAACTGGGCGCAATaatgagtacctacttaatacaaTTTACAGAAGTAgttgatattaattattttttttatatacatcaataaaaaatggaataatttttaCAGGTACGTAAAGATTTTCCAAAATATCCTGTTGTAACGCGCGCCTACTTTTCGTGGTCGAGTCCATGGCCATATAAGGCCATCGCATGATCACCGAGCCGACCAATACGTGGCCGGCCGGCAGAGGGGTGCGGGGAGCGAGGGCCTACTCTCACGAGCGGGGACGCTCGCTGAGTCGCCAGTCCGGCGCACGACGCCATGTATTTCGCACGATGTGTTAGCTCTCGCGACCGTGGCTATCTAGATAAGTACGACGTGTGTTTGTGAACTACCTATGTAACTAATTACCATGTCTGTATTCTAATTACAATAAACTTTCTATAACCAACAATGTGTTTGTTGTTATACTGTCTTATCTATTTGATGTGTCCAATCTAATTTACTGTCTTATTTGTCACATCTGTAGTACTCAATGAAAAAGAAGTTAGTTTGTAATAATGCTTTAATTATCTTAAATTACAAGCTAAGTAGCTGGGTTAAGGAAGTAAGAGAGACAATCGCTAATTGTAAAAAAcatgtactcagctgcacctagtgagactgaaagctgaccccaacaatGTTGGGACAAGGCTCGGAATATGATGATATAAATGTATGCATAACGTACCTCTTAGGATAGGGCTCCTTGAGATGGAAGGTGCGGTAGTGCAGCTTCATGCTGTTGCTCTGCGTGAAACGCTTGTCACATAGCGAACACGCGTATGGCTTCTCTCCTGTGTGTGTCTGAAATGACATTAGATCTTTCTTAAattcttgaaaaaatatataaaaagtatgCTAAGTATATCTCTtggatatttattaatttagtttaaataaataaatttgattttTGGAAATACAAGAGGaataaaatgggaatattatcattttcctttcgcaggtatgctggcagagatttctttagaaataagcattacctttgaaaattctttctttcctgtcttctttcttttttatgtgtgtgtaattttttttaatacattttgaattgtttttcagtgttaaataggaTTTACCAGTAGATGTCGCCTCAATCCAACGATGGCGTAGAACTGTTTGCCGCAAGTATCACAAGTATGTAGCTTCTCCCGGGTGTGCATGTTCTTGTGTGTTTTTATACTGCCCGGCTGTAACAaggaaatattattacttaactACTTACTACGGTTTACTAGCTGTCATTCGTGATTCTACCCGTTAAAAGTTGcctgtcctttctcaggttctagCTAGACTAActgtgtaacaaaaaaaatcagttcagtagttttggcgtgaaagttgGACATATAGACAAACGCTTTGGCATTTATGAAAGAAACAGGGTTGATGTTGAGTTTGCATaagtaacagggttgaggagatcaggtaGGTAGTCGGTCCATGTGacaaactggtactcagctccatCCAGTTTtacaggaagccgaccccaacacagttgggaaatggctagccAGATCATATACTCACAGCTAGCGAGGAGCCGCAGATCTCGCAGATGTACCTCTGGTTGGGCGCGTAGAAGGAAGTGCGTGGGTGTTCCGACAGGTGATGCTTCCAGCATGCCGCTTGGGTGTCGAAGTGTTTTCCGCACTGgaacaaattataatattaggtatatcactcaataatgatgatgatgttctctTAGCTGAtcatcggctacggcggctgttctcatgtaaggagatcagccaactgcacaggacatattatagtgtaagagcatttgcttggacacaggtgcacttactattccttcactttctgcttgcgatgggacggcaatccgacaccactggagagagatcacaagtaggaccgacattaacgtgctctctgatgcacgggtgtatcaataaTATGAAGTAcatcatcattaaaaaatagTGTACCTGTATGAGCGTGAAGATGTTACGAGCATAGGTATTAACTCAGGCTGCAAATTCACCAGCGGGGCGTTGTGTTGAGCATGCACAAGGACACTACTGAATGTATGCAATTTTCTCTAGAGGCCATTTACAAGCACGCATTAAAAGTACATTTTCTGACGTTTAAACTTAGAATAACAGTAAATGGAGTGACCATGGATTTTCTTGCccattcttctccataggaagctactttcgGAATAGGCAACAAGAATCAAACTGattcatatttttgaaattcataagtgcttgttaAGGCCcgaacgaaataaaatgatttaactTTGAGTCcatgtttattaaaaaaggtATTATATAGGTAGGTTATTCGTAGCGTAGGTCGAAAGGGGTATACAGCCAATAAGAATTGATTCAAAAGATGAGTTAAAAAATTGTGAAAAGTCACTCCAATCGTTAAATTACCTGATGGCATGTAGTAGGTTTCTTTTGATCTCTTCTatatttcttctttcttttaatattcttttcaaCCTTAAATAAATCTTCGACAGTGCCCCTGCGCAAACAAATTAGGAATATTTACTGTTAGAtttcatgattatttttcttctaatgTTAAGTAATAATGAGAGTTTTTACAGTTTTTATCCGTTATTTGAAAAACTTACCGTTTTTTTAACCGCTTTGTgatctgaaaagaaaaaaatataatttaataaactaaaaatgtagatactatagacatttttattcatgaaactagaaaatgaaattattatcatcCTAGCTCGAAAGTAAAcataactactgaactgatttagatGAAATATCATAGACTACTTAACAGTCAGATGCACGAAGCCCCAtaaaagttaaagcttctttaaatctattgctgactctatCTTtgttaacaagataaaaagtgatagcaatagatttaatgaagctttaattttaatggagctttcTGCAACATATAAAGTATATTATAGTAAAGACTATCTCGTCTATAGCCTAAGAAAGGGCATAGACCACTTTTTATCGGTAGCGGGAATAGGTTCCCTAGGAATACAGGTGGAATCAGGTAACATAAAAAACAAGACACTAACCTTCGCTTGTTCCTTCTTTCCTagtacctttttattattttcatgtttgtaGTCACTgaaaacatagttttaatgTTACATCAtacttttttacatacatatttacattatgactatttttttttacatgaatCTGGTGGGCCACCAACCtcttgccaaggggtattgggttgcccgggtaactgggttgaggaggtcagataggcagtcgctccttgtaaagcaatgGTACTCAGTCGcatccggttatactggaagccgaccgatGAACTCTGTAATCATAGCAATAAAGTATATTACTTACCTGTCAGTCTCACTATGTAGTGCAGAATGGAACAAATGTTCCTCATACGCTTTCCGAGTCTCAAACGTGATGTCACATCGTTGGCAGTAAGTATTcacttcttcatcatcatcaggacTGTCCTGGAAGAaagtaaatcaataaaaatgacACAATCACTATAAACAAGTGCAAAGATAATCGATCCAGGTGGGGTTTCGCGGGCGGGGCggaccttgggtgcgagtgcggggctgccgtgcagacgatgtcccacctcatcgcatgtccactgtgccctgaatcctgctcgcgggaggatttaatgagcgcatccggccgtgctctcgctgtgacggaatattgggctgacatagtgtagtctcatatgacatgtcatcgactcgaaagaagaagaagaagaacaagtGCTATTTGGACTCCCACACAAAGGCCTGCGCACCTATAGCAGAAACAGAAATTCAGTGATGaatgaaaatgtgaaaatttaaactgaGACAGCCTGATGACAAACGGATCGACAGACAGAAGGTCAGCATAGTCTTTAAGTCTTAATATTAGCCGAAACCAGTAGTCTAAGAGGCCCATAGCcttcttaaataaattgttgaataAAGTAAACGACAGGTTGTAGTTCCCTCGAGACGCGGATGAAACTGCTATCGGAAACATACATATCAAAAAATTCTATAACCGTAAAAGAGtcctgtacctacatataggtattttgCTGCCAGACACAAAATAAAGACTTGTTTGTCAGCCCCTTGCCGTACAACACATTACTCAAATGAGTTTTTCtcatataaaaatgtaacaacacaaataaacaaagcttTAACTTACCATATCCACAATGATATGTTTAACCCTCTTGTGCTGATGCAACCCGGCGGCGCTGACGAACGAGGCGCCGCATAACGTGCACACGTGAGCACTTCTATGTGTGCGTAGATGTGTGTAGTATGTTGACGAGTGTCTAgggagaaagaaaataatacctaataaatCCACTTTTAGACATAAGCAGAACTTGCATGATCTTTTACCAACACCTTGGTAAACCATGTTTTACCTACGTGAATAAATTTATCTAATCTACATAATAGTAGTAGTATGGTAAAATAGTTGGTTTAAAAAAACACCTGCAGTTAGTTGGACGATTCAATATtagatttaattgttttttacttacttaaattCTTCATCACAATAATCGCACTTCCTTGTAATTCCACTATGGTACTCGTCGTGAACTAGAGCTGaatttctgaaaaaataatagaatgaGATTTAATCCCAAgtcacaattaattaagtacctatctacctTCTTTCTTCTACAAAAAAGATAAGGGCGAAAAAGAAAGTGAAGAAACCaataaaagtacatacataattcaatagctacttttggaatgggcaactagaatcaaacttagttataattttgacgttcataagtgcttgtaaaggcctaaatgaaataaatgatttgactttgactttgaataaatgttttgtgttatgtgttctttttcttattaaactcaaaaaaatcacaatattattttatttgttttcaccTATGATTCGAAAATGTTCTCATATCGAAGTTCTGTCGAACCCACACtaggaattaataaaatactcacTCTAAAGGGCAGACTAGATGGCACCTCAAACACTCATACTTGGT
The DNA window shown above is from Helicoverpa armigera isolate CAAS_96S chromosome 25, ASM3070526v1, whole genome shotgun sequence and carries:
- the LOC110377101 gene encoding zinc finger protein 555, which gives rise to MSELKVCRICLRTEAKMYHFNLYQLKFYYEEVMALQLNEQDGLPQYFCYECATILHKFHKFKEKCFNGQKVLRELTWRGAISYESIYKVDREKTMLISPVTVATFTSRIKTYITKDSTESDEIFVPEKKVEKIENIELDYFSETSMTGDQEPILDFDEVKIIQDIEDAFDEENIKLDEDKDMESFSPSAVYVDGEKGIMKIKCEEIKEKKTAGRERWYSRNVLNNGNWKKFTLSEEEALENFRARAQDKKYLNAAYKCTDCFKGFSKKDMLDRHTQLRHIKELGPYECRFCRMRYKLNCYLSKHMRQHYTKYECLRCHLVCPLENSALVHDEYHSGITRKCDYCDEEFKHSSTYYTHLRTHRSAHVCTLCGASFVSAAGLHQHKRVKHIIVDMDSPDDDEEVNTYCQRCDITFETRKAYEEHLFHSALHSETDSDYKHENNKKVLGKKEQAKITKRLKKRGTVEDLFKVEKNIKRKKKYRRDQKKPTTCHQCGKHFDTQAACWKHHLSEHPRTSFYAPNQRYICEICGSSLAPGSIKTHKNMHTREKLHTCDTCGKQFYAIVGLRRHLLTHTGEKPYACSLCDKRFTQSNSMKLHYRTFHLKEPYPKRNRRKNKDEPKTADAEDSNSDEETDSSLPDMEPELPEPGVKPVHNAVLDKPDENMHYLTLT